The Streptomyces uncialis genomic interval CGCGTCGTTCACCGCGGATTCCATTCGTGAGCGCCGGTCAGGTCAAAGATTTCGTCGAGTTCGGAGAGCTCGTCGGTGATGTGGTCCAGGCGCCGAGAACGGCCGAGTGTAGTGAGCATTCGCGTCACGCCCCGGACCGTGGCACGCGACACCACATTGGCGTAGACGACTGCGTTGGCACCGAGGTCGAAGAATTCGTCCGCCGACGTCTCGGGCAGCGAGGTTGGAGCGAGCACCAGGGGTGCTTTGCCCGCCACTCTCGTGACCACCTCGGGGAGCTGGTCGGCGCAGCGACCGTTGCACTGGACGAAGACGGCGTCGGCACCGGCCCCGATGTAGGCCTCGAGTCGGCGGACCGCTTCGTCCGGGCCTAGTCCCGCTGTCAACGCCTCGGTGCGGGCGATGATCTTCAGTCCGGTCTTCCGGCCCATTAGACGTGACAATCGTTCGGCGAAGGCCTCGGAATGTTCCAGTTTGCGATCCTGCGTGGCGTACAGGGAGTTGCGCTTGGGGAAGGCGTTGTCCTCGATGCAGACAGCGTCGGCGCCGGCTGCGGCGAACATGTCGAGGGCACGTACGGCGGTCTCGTCGCTGCCGTAACCGTTGTCGGCATCGACGAACACGGGCAGATCGCAGCCCGAGCGCACGGCACGGACAGTTTCGGCCATTTCGGTGCTGGTGATCAGGTTGATGTCCGGCAGTTGGCGGTAGGTGGACGCCTCGAAACTGCCGACCCAGGCCAGATTGAAACCTGCGCGCTGTACCAACGACGCTGTGAGTGCGTCGTGCGCGCCCACTCCAATGAGCCGGGCGGAAGTGGACAGAAAAGGTTCTGACGGCTGCTCGCGCAA includes:
- a CDS encoding isocitrate lyase/phosphoenolpyruvate mutase family protein, coding for MGAHDALTASLVQRAGFNLAWVGSFEASTYRQLPDINLITSTEMAETVRAVRSGCDLPVFVDADNGYGSDETAVRALDMFAAAGADAVCIEDNAFPKRNSLYATQDRKLEHSEAFAERLSRLMGRKTGLKIIARTEALTAGLGPDEAVRRLEAYIGAGADAVFVQCNGRCADQLPEVVTRVAGKAPLVLAPTSLPETSADEFFDLGANAVVYANVVSRATVRGVTRMLTTLGRSRRLDHITDELSELDEIFDLTGAHEWNPR